A part of Cryptococcus neoformans var. neoformans JEC21 chromosome 4 sequence genomic DNA contains:
- a CDS encoding endoplasmic reticulum protein, putative codes for MTLYYSICFVLLMAELSLFCTIVCPMPFAIRKKMFHFLSENPVVAKIQYGLKITFIFVAVLFVDALQRMVRIAQEGATAKMKQDMTDARTETNYAARRFYAQRNLYLTGATLFLSLLLARVFYIILDFIQVQESYTALQAKTAKASGAAGENEELRNRIAELEAKERDFETLKKQASQQNAEYGRLADEHNRAAGAVSDKKAD; via the exons ATGACA CTCTACTACTCCA TATGcttcgtcctcctcatGGCAGAGCTCTCGCTCTTCTGCACGATCGTCTGCCCCATGCCGTTCGCAATCCGCAAAAA GATGTTCCATTTCCTGAGCGAGAATCCTGTC GTAGCGAAAATTCAGTACGGG CTGAAAATCACATTCAT ATTTGTCGCGGTCCTCTTTGTGGACGCCCTTCAAAGGATGGTTAGGATTGCGCAGGAGG GCGCGACGGCCAAGATGAAGCAGGACATGACAGATGCCAGGACCGAGACTAATTA CGCCGCTCGACGATTCTATGCCCAGCGAAACT TGTACTTGACCGGTGCtacccttttcctttccctcctcctcgcccgCGTCTTTTACATCATCCTTGACTTTATCCAAGTCCAAGAAAGCTATACTGCTCTTCAAGCAAAGACGGCCAAGGCCAGTGGTGCGGctggtgagaatgaagagttgaggaaCAGAATTGCCGAGTTGGAGGCAAAAGAGCGTGATTTCG AAACTCTCAAGAAGCAAGCTTCGCAACAGAATGCCGAGTATGGCCGCCTGGCTGATGAGCACAATCGGGCT GCTGGCGCCGTATCGGACAAGAAGGCAGATTAG
- a CDS encoding small monomeric GTPase, putative: MGLSLSRIYSSLSSLAFWGKDKEVRILMVGLDSAGKTTILYRLQIGEVVSTIPTIGFNVETVSYKNINFQVWDLGGQSSIRPYWRCYYANTQAIIYVIDSSDTSRLATSRSELLTMLSEDELKSVPVLVFANKQDVEGALSPGEISDKLGLAGQEKGREWSVRGSCAIKGDGLEEGLDWLVNTIQK, translated from the exons ATGGGTCTCTCGCTCTCCCGCATATACAGCTCGCTCTCGTCCCTCGCGTTCTGGgggaaggacaaggaagtCAGGATATTGATGGTCGGATTAGATTCAGCAGGCAAGACCACCATCCTGTACAGGCTCCAG ATCGGGGAAGTCGTCTCTACCATCCCCA CAATCGGTTTCAACGTTGAAACAGTCTCCTACAAGAACATCAACTTCCAGGTATGGGATCTCGGCGGACAGTCCAGTATCAGACCATATTGGAGATGCTACTACGCCAATACCCAG GCTATAATCTATGTGATTGACTCTTCTGATACCTCCCGTCTCGCCACTTCTCGCTCCGAGCTTCTCACCATGTTATCAGAGGACGAGCTCAAATCTGTGCCCGTCTTAGTGTTTGCAAATAAGCAGGACGTTGAGGGTGCGTTGAGCCCGGGGGAGATCAGTGACAAGCTTGGTTTGGCAGGgcaggaaaagggaagagaatggAGTGTGAGGGGAAGTTGCGCCATAAAGGGCGAtggattggaagaaggcCTTGACTG GCTTGTCAACACAATACAGAAATGA